ACACTTTTATCGCCTGGTTATAGTGCACCAGCAGCTTTTTCTGCGTCTCGCCGTCGCGCGGCGTTTGCGCCAGCTTTTGTTCCAGCAGCGAGAGCTGCTGCGCCAGGGTTTCCGCCTGCGCATCGTAATCCGATGTGTCGCTGGCCTCTTTTTGCCACAGTTTTTTCACGGCATTAAACATGCGATCCTCCAGCCCCGACCCGCGCCGGGGCGCCAGGGTAATCAACAGATAATGAAGAAAGGGTTCAGCGGAACAGCGCGATTTTTTCCATCAGCACGTTGCGCACCGCGTCATTGGCGGGCACGAGGAAGTTGCGCACGCTGTCGTTGACCTTGCCTTTAGAGAAGGTGTTCTGACACTCGCCAACCCACTGCACGTTCATTTCAGTACCGACGTTGACCTTTTCAATGCCGCCCTGCACCGCCTGACGCATATCCTCGTCGCTGACGCCGGTGCCGCCGTGCAGAACCAGTGGCGTTTGCGTCGCAGCGTAGATCTCGGCCAGCCGCTGATGCTGAATTTCCGCTTTGCCGGTGTAGAGGCCATGCACGGTGCCCACCGAGACCGCCAGCATGTCAGGATGCGTTTCTTCCACGAAGCGTTTCGCCTCTTCCACCGTGGTAAAGGCCATGTCGCTCATCGCCAAGCATTTACCATCTTCTGAGCCGCCGATAGCGCCCAGTTCCGCCTCCACGGTGATATTGCGCGGCCGCGCCATGCCGATCACTTCCCGGGTATTGGCGATGTTCTCTTCAAACGGCAGGTGCGAGCCGTCATACATCACCGAGCTGAAACCGGCATCCATGGCGAACTTGATCGCCGCAAGGTCAGAACAGTGGTCGAGGTGCAGACAGGTCGGCACATCTTCGCTCTCAGAGAGCGAGCGGATGGAATCGACCAGCAGTTTGTGTCCGAGATATTTCGCCGTACCGGTAGAGATCTGAATCATCAGCGGGCTGTTGGTTGCTTTCGCCGCTTTAAAATAGGCGGGCAGCATCTCCAGACAGTGCAGATTAAAGGATCCCAGCGCTTTGAAATCACGCTGCTTGGCCACCTGTAACAGCTCGGTGAAATTATAAAGTTTCATGGACTTTTTCCTCATGGGGACGCGTGGATTTACCGTTAACAAACCAGGCAATCAGGGTAATAAAGGCAACAAACAGGGCGACGAACAGCCAGTTGTTCTGGAACGCATGGCCGAGCAGCAGGCCGGTACTGATGACGTCGGAGTCACTGAAGGTGACGCCGGTAAAGCCGTAGCCCTCAAGCATTGGCACCAGAATCGACGGCAACAGGGTGATAAACAGACCGTGCACCACGCCGCCAATCATCGCGCCACGCCGACCGCCGAGCGCGTTACCAAATACCCCTGCCGTGCCGCCAGCAAAGAAGTTGGTCAGCAGGCCGGGCAGAATCATCGCCATACCGAACATCGGGAACACCAGCATGCCAATCACCGACCCGAGCGTGGTGGCCAGAAAGCCGACGATCACCGCGTTAGGGGCATAGGGAAACAGCACCGGACAGTCGAGCGCCGGTTTGGCATCCGGCACGATGCGCATGGCGATACCGCGGAAGGCAGGCACCAGCTCGTTAAGCAGCAGACGTACACCGCTGTAGAGCACAAAGACACCGGCAACAAACTGAATACCCTGCATAAAGGCGTACATCAGGTAATTCATGCCGTTGGAGAACTGGGCGATGTAGGCCGGACCGGCGGCAAGCGCCGGAATCAGGTACATCGGCACCATCACTACCGCCATCGACAGATAGGTGTCCTGCAGGAATTTAAAGTTGTCGGGCAGCTTTAAATCCTCGGTGGATTTCGAGCCTTTCCCAACCACTTTGGCCACCGCCGCCTGCACCAGATAACCGATGGTGCAGAAGTGACCGAGTGCGACATCGTCAGAATCGGTGATGCGACGCACTATCGGCTGGGCCAGCGCCGGCATGATCACCGCCATGATGCCGCCGAACACGCCGCCGGTGAGGATCAATGGCAGGCCGGTCAGCCCCGCTTTGTAGCCGATCACCGTGCCGATGGTCGCCATCCACAGCAGCGCCTGGCCGGTGAGGAAGATGTACTTAAACGGCGTGATGCGGGCCAGCAGGATATTGACCAGGAAGATCACCAGCAGCGTTAACGCCACTTCTGAACCCAGCTCGCGGCTGGCCAGCCCGGCAATCGCCGCAACGTCGGTGATATATCCGCGCATGCCGAAGCCGTGGGTGAATATATCGTTCAGAAACGTTAATGTGCCGACAATAATATTGATGCCCGCCATCATAATTAAAAAGCCGAGCAGCGTTTTAAAGGTTCCTTCAACCACTTTCCCTGCGGATTTCTTTTGCAGTAGTAAACCCACCATGGCAATCAGGGCGATCAATATTGACGCCTGGCCAAGCAGATCTTTTACCAGGAAGTTAATAAAGCTGTTCATATTCAGGCTACCTTAGTATCGCGGTCTTTTAAAAAGGCCAGAATTTTCTCTTCGATTTCCTGTTTATCCGTTAACCGGTTTAAAATAATGACGCGTTTCTTCTCCTCATCACTGGCGTCAGCATTTAAAATATCGGCGAAGGTTTTTTGCGTCAGAATAATATCCGATTTAAACGCGTTGGCTTCCGATATGGTGGTATGATCGATCTCAGCATCAATTTCGAGTTTTTTTAATACCGATTTGGCGCTCATTTCGATGGCAAAGCTTGAACCTAAACCGCAACCGCAAACACACAGAATCTTCAACATAATATTTCCTCACAGTATGGATAACTGTTTAGCCAGTTTATAATGGTGCCCTTCGGTATCGACCAGCCGTTTTTGCATGCTAATAAGATCGATTGGAATAGGCTTATTGCTGGAATTAATAATCACAGCTTTATTACGCAGACCTGATGCAATACAACGCACTACTTCACTCGCAATAATCGTTCCCTGATAAATCTCTTCACAGGTCGGATCGCCATTACGCAATCCGTAACCGATAATGGTTTTTCGTATCCGCACGCCGATGCGCGGCTCCAGTCGGGCAATCATGGTGTCGATCGCCCCCTGAAAGCCGGGGGTATATTCGCGGGTGTAGCCTTCAGAACAGAGCACGATGACGCTGTTTTGCTGCGTCAGCTTATGGCGAATGCGCTCGGCCAGCGTCTCCAGCGGTATTTCGCATTCCGGAATCAACGCAATATCAGCATTGGATTTAATCGCCGCCTGCAGCGTCAGCTCGCCGCAATAGCCGCCCAGCAGTTCCATCATAAATACCCGGCCCGGCAGTGCCCGCCCGGTATTGCGTAATTTACTGACCTCTTTAATCACCTGTTCGCAGGCGGTGGAAAAGCCCAGCGTATAATCGCTGCCAAAGACATCATTATCGATGGTCATACCGACGCCAAAACAGACAATGCCATATTCACTGAGCGTATTTAAAAACTGTAATGACCCGTCACCGCCCGCCATAATCAGCGCATCAATATGCAGTGCCTTTAATTGTTTGGTGATCGCTTCATATTCCCGGCCGTGCAATTTCCTCGTGGTGCGTCCGGAAGCCATAACCGGAATCGCGCTGATCGAATAATCCAGCAGATCGCGCAGGGAAATTTCCCGCTGGCGATTATCCAGCAACCCCTGAATACCGCCGTCGAACAAAATAATATTGGCCTGCGTCAGGCGCGCAATTTGATAAACAAAGTTATTAATACCGGAAACATCACCACCGCTAATAACCATACCCAATTTCATCGTTGCTCTCCCGTCGCTGGCTACAGGACTTATCTTACGTTTGGCAACAGGGTTATTTGCAACGGATGTCACATAATGGTGATGTTTCACCCGGGCTGACGTCTTGACAGTGCATTGTCAGCGCCATTAATTGTGATTCATCTCACATCGTTATTTCCACGGGTTAATGAGATGTTAAAGTGAACATAAGCTAAATCAGCACGTTAGCCATGTTTATGCTATCGCAACGGCAACAGCTCTATTTTTCTGAGTCGCACTTTTTCTGAGATGATAAAAATGTGAGTGACTGCGCATTTATTCAGGCAGCGAGTGAATCGGAAAAGAAATAAGGCGTGGGGAGGCGTTTAAGAAGGGTTAAAAAAACGCACAGAAGTAAGACGGGAATAGAATCGGGGCGCCAGTGCGCGCCCCCTTTACAGATAAGCGTTACTGATTTTTCAGCCAGGCAAATACCGAAGCGAGATCCTGTTCGCCATAGCCCGCCTCAACCGCCTGTTGCCAGACGCGGGTAACATTTTCCAGCGCAGGCAACTGACGATCGCTGGCGGCATCCAGCGCCAGGCGCGCATCTTTCAGCGCCCAGTTAAGGTGCATCTGTGGCGTGTAATCGCCGCCGGTGATCATGTCGAGTTTGACTTTGGCATAAGGTGCCGCCAGCGGTCCGCCCTCCAGCACCTGCCACAGATCGTCCGGGCTAAAACCAAACTCTTCGGCCAGCAGCGTGCTCTCTGCCAGGCTCTGCATCATGCCAATCAGCCAGCTGTTGATCACCAGCTTCATGCGCGAACTGGCACCGGCACTGCCCAGCCAGCGCGTGCCTTTACCAATGGCGGCAAACACCGACTCAGCAGCGGCGGCTCGCTCACGCTCACCGCTGGCGAGGATCAGAATCTGCGCATTTTCTGCTGGCGCTTTGGTGCCGGAGACCGGCGCATCGATAAACAGCAGATCGCTGCGCTGCGCTGCGGTCTGCGCAATCAGTGAGTCGGTCATTGCCGTGCCAATGGTGCCCATCTGACACAGGGTAGCGCCCTGCTTCATGGCGGGCAGCGTCTGGTTAACCACGCTTTCGGTCGAAGCCGGATCGGCCAGCATCAGGATCACGACGTCAGCCTGCGCGACCGCGTCAGCAGACCGATCGGCCAGCTGCAATCCCGCGGCGCAGAGATCTTCCCCTTTCGATCGCGTGCGATTCCAGCCATGCACGGTAAAGCCCTTTTTCAGCAGGTTAGCGGCAAAAGCGTGGCCCATAGCGCCTAAACCCAGTACGGCGACGGTTGGTTGATTCATCTGTTTATCCTTTTTCTGAGTCGAAAATGCAGCTGATAGCCTGGTGCAAGTCGGCAAAAAAGTCGCCGCTGGCGAGGTTTTTTTTCGTCAGCAAGCGTAACCAGCGCGTCTCTTTTTGCGGTGAACGCGGGTAAACGCGCCCGCAACGCCTGGGCAATTAATGCTATCCCGTGAGTGCGCTAAGCGATTATCCTGTGCGCCATCTGTTTCAGCAGAAACATTCCCTCACTTTTACCGAGTAAAAATGGTATGAAAATCACACAATTTTACCCGTTGCCCGCCGCCTTGCTGCTGCTTGCTCCCGGCGTGCAGGCGGAGAACGCGCCCGCCACCCTGGTGGTCAGCGCAGCCCCGGCCCCCTCCGGGCTGTCGGAGCTGGAAACGCCCGCGGCGGTCAGCGTGATCGGCGGCGACGATATGCGCCGCGCCGCGCCGCAGATCAACCTGTCAGAATCGCTGGGCGCGGTGCCGGGTTTACAGCTGCTTAATCGCCAGAACTATGCGCAGGATTTACAGCTGTCGGTACGCGGTTTCGGTTCGCGCTCTACCTACGGCGTGCGCGGCGTGCGCATGTACGTTGACGGCATTCCGGCCACCATGCCCGACGGCCAGGGACAAACGTCCAACATCGATATCAACTCGATTGACCACGTTGAAGTGCTGCGCGGCCCTTTTTCAGCACTCTACGGCAACGCCTCGGGCGGCGTGGTGAATGTTGAAACGGAAACCGGCAGCCAGCCAACACGGGTACAGGCCAGCAGCTATTACGGCAGCTACGGCACCTGGCGTTACGGCCTGAAGGCCACTGGCGCGGTGGGTGACGGCACACAGCCCGGCGACGTTAACTACGCGGTGTCCACCACCCGCTTTACCACGCACGGCTATCGCGACCACAGCAGCGCGCAGAAGAATCTCGCTAACGCCAAACTCGGCGTGCGCATTGACGATCTCAGCACCCTGACGCTGATCTTTAACAGCGTCGATATCGACGCCAACGATCCGGGCGGATTAACCGGCGATCAGTGGCGATCCAATCCGCGTCAGGTCGCCAGCAACGTGACGCTCTACAACGCGCGCAAAACGGTAAAGCAGACCCAGGCCGGGCTGCGCTATCAGCGCGCCATGAATGAAAACAACGATCTCAGCGTGATGGTGTACGCCGGTGAGCGTGAAACCGTGCAGTATCAGTCGATTCCGCGCGCCGTTCAGCTGGCCAGTGCGCAGCATCCCGGCGGCGTGATCGATCTGACCCGTCACTATCAGGGGATTGATACACGCTGGACCCACCGCAATCAGCTGGCGGGCATTCCGCTGACGCTGACCGGCGGCCTCGATTATGAAACCATGACCGAGCAGCGCAAAGGCTATCAGAACTTCACCAGCGCCAGCGATCTCGGTAATAAAGGCGCTCTGCGCCGCGACGAACGCAACCTGATGTGGAACGTCGATCCTTATCTGCAAACCGCGTGGCAGCTCAGCGATAAACTGTCGCTGGATGCCGGGGTGCGTTTCAGCACGGTGAATTTTGACTCCAACGATCGTTACATTACCGCGCTGAACGGGGATGACAGCGGCAACGCGCGCTATCACAAATGGCTGCCCGCCGCCGCGCTGAAGTATGCCGCTACCGATGCGTGGAATCTTTACGCCTCGGCGGGACGCGGATTTGAAACGCCGACCATCAATGAACTTTCCTACCGCGCCGGAGGGATTAACGGGCTGAATGTTGCCCTGCAACCTGCCACCAGCGACTCAGTGGAAATTGGCAGCAAAACGCGCATCGGTAACGGACTGTTCAGCGCCGCGCTGTTTCAGACCGAAACCAAAAATGAAATCGTCGTTGATCAGAGCAGCGGCGGACGCAGTAGCTATAAAAACGCCGGTGAGACGCGCCGCCGCGGTATTGAGCTGGCGCTGGATCAACAATTTGCTTATGACTGGCGGCTGCGCATGGCGTGGACGCTGCTCGATGCCACTTATCAGAGCAACGCCTGTGGCGATGAGAGCTGCCGTGGCAACCGCATTCCGGGTATCGCGCGCAACATGCTTTATGCCGCGTTTGGCTATCAGCCGGACAGCGGCTGGTATGCCGGCACCGATCTGCGCTACATGAGCAATATTGCCGCTGATGATGACAACAGCGCCAAAGCGCCCGCGTACACGCTGGTCGGCCTGAACAGCGGCTATAAATGGGTACAGGAGAACTGGACGCTGGATCTGTTTGGCCGCGTCGATAATCTGTTTGACCGTGACTACGTCGGTTCAGTGATCGTTAACGAAAGCAACGGCCGCTACTTTGAACCGGCACCGGGGCGCAATTATGGCGTCGGTCTCTCGGTCAGCTACGCCTTTCAGTAAATCTCGCTGGCGGCACCGTCGTGCCGCCATTTTCGCGACAGGTCTTGTTGCGCACGCCCGACTCCCCGCAGAAAATCCGGCTTTTGTTTTCGGAGCCTGTGACCATGCCTGCTGTTACCGTACTTTTGCCCGTGTTCAACGGGGCTGAATTTATACAGGAAAGCGTCGACTCCATCCTCGCGCAAACGCTGCCCGACATGGAGCTGCTGGTGATCGACGATGGTTCTCATGACGACACCCGCGACATTCTTGCGCGCATCGACCATCCCCGTTTTCGCACCCTGCTGCTGGCCGAAAATGGCGGCGCGGCCAATGCGCTGAATCAGGGCTGGCAGCAGAGCGACAGTGACTTTGTTGCCTTAATGGATGCCGACGATATCGCCCTGCCGCAGCGGCTGGAAAAACAGCTGCAACTGATGAAAAGCCGCCCGCGCGTTGCCGCCTGTGGCGCACAGATGCGTATGTTTGGCAGCCACTACAATCGGGTAATCCTGCCGCAACAGGACGGGGCGATTAAAGCCAACCTGCTTGCCGCCGTCAGCAACATCGCCAATCCCACTGCCCTTATCCGCCGCCGCACGCTGGATAAGCTCGGCGTACGCTGGGATCCAGCGATGCAGGGGATTTTCGACTGGGCATTCTGGTGTGAGTTGATGTTGCACAAAGCGGAACTGGCCAATCATCCGGATGAGCTGCTGCGCTATCGCATCCACCCGCAGCAGCAGTCGCGCGATCAGCGCCCGCTGCGGCCGCTGTTTATGCAGACCCGACTGAAACTGATGGCGCAGTTGTTTCCGCGTCTGTCAGAAGAGCAGCACCGCACCGCGGAGCCGTTGTTGCAATGGGTGAATCCGCCAGGCATGTCGATCGCGGCGTTACAGACAGGACTGACGGTGCTGGAGCAGTTGCTGGGCCAGCCCGCCAGTGCGCTGGGGGAAAGTCGTGCCGCGCGTGATGCGTTGATTCTGCGCTGCATCACGCGCTGGCAGGAGGCGCTGGAGCGCGCCGGTTAATCAGGGAATAATGTGGTTGGCTTTCAGCCGATCAAACAGTTCAAAGAAGCAGTCACGCGTGCTGCGATAGCCGGTGAAGCCCGCCTTGCGGCTTTTGCTGATATCGGTGAACACCTCCATCGGCCTGCCGAGATCGGCATCGGTGTGCCACCATGATGCCAGGCGCGTAACGTCCGCTTCTTTCAGATCGTAGCGCGCAGCAATCTCGCGCCACTGCGCATCGGCCTGCTGCATGCGCGCTTCCAGCGGCTGCGGCTCGCCATCAAAACCCACTGGCTCGATATCAAAATAGCGGGCGATTTCGCCCCACATCCATTTCCAGCGGAAAACGTCGCCGTTGACCACGTTGAAATCCTGGTTTTTAGCATTTTCGCTGGTGGCCGCCCACAGCAGCTGATCCGCCAGCAGATGCGAATCGGTCATGTCGGTGACCCCTTCCCACTGCGCCTGCGAGCCAGGGAAAACAAACGGCTGATTGTTGACCTTGCACAGCGTGGCGTAAACCGCCAGCGTCTGGCCCATATTCATGGCGTTGCCCAGCGCAAAACCGATGATGGTGTGCGGGCGGTGTACGCTCCAGCTGAAGTGATACTTTTCCGCCGCGGCGAACAGCTCATCTTCCTGGGCATAATAGAAGTTGTCGACCGGCTGACGGCCCTGCTCCTCACGGAACGGCGTCATCGGCACGTCGCCTTTGCCGTAGGCGTCGAACGGACCGAGATAATGCTTCAGACCAGTGATCAGCGCGGCGTGACCACCGGTTAAGCGATCGCCCAGCGCCTCAAGCACGTTGCGTACCATTGCTGCGTTAACCCGAATGTTCTCTTTCTCATTTTCCTGACGGGCCCAGACGCTGAAAAATACGCTGTCTACCGTAATATCCTTCAGCGCCTCTTTCACCGCCGCGGCATCGGTCAGATCGACCTGAATCGCCTGGCAGCCTTCCGGCACCGCAGTACGACCGCGAGATAATCCCCAGACCTGCCAGTTTTGTGCGGTCAGCGTTTCTGCCAGCGCCGTGCCGTTGATACCACTGACGCCAACAATAAGTGCGCGCGAGGTCATAAAAAACTCCCGTGTTGTCTGAATGAAGGGCTAATTATAGTGCAGTCATCACATTTTACCGGTGCAGAAACAGCATGTTGCATTTCAGCTTTTAGCTTTTAGCGTCGGGATAGAGCACCACGTCATGAAATTGCACCATAGTGTTGCCCGCGTTGGCATAGCTGTGCGGCACGTCGGCGGCGAAGCGCAGGGTGTCGCCCTGGGTCAGGCGTAGCCAGCGGGTCTCAATTTTGAGCGCCAATACGCCGCGCACCACCCAGATATGCTCCACCACGCCCGGACGGTGTGGATCGGAATCACTGCGCGAGCCAGGCGCCATCTGGATCAGCAGCATATCCATATTGAATTCGCTGTCGTAAGGAAACAGCTGAGTCACCGAGATCGGCTGGTTAACATCGTGCACCACGGGCTGTGCCGGCTCGGTGGCCAGCGAGTCAGGTTCTATAAAAGTGGTAAAGGGAACATTAAAACCGGTGGCGATTTTCCACAGCGTTGCTACCGTAGGGCTTGATTCAGTGCGCTCGATTTGGCCAAGCATCGCTTTGCTGACGCCGGTGCGTTCGGCGGCTTCCGCCAGACTCCAGCGTCGTTGTTGCCGCAACATCCTGAGTTGCGCAGCCATATACTGGGCTAATTTATGCATCTCTTTCTCTGTTAACCGTAAACTGTCACCACTTGTGCGTTATAACGCACAGTGGTAGCCTGGGCGCTATAACGCACAAAAGGA
The sequence above is drawn from the Duffyella gerundensis genome and encodes:
- a CDS encoding class II fructose-bisphosphate aldolase — translated: MKLYNFTELLQVAKQRDFKALGSFNLHCLEMLPAYFKAAKATNSPLMIQISTGTAKYLGHKLLVDSIRSLSESEDVPTCLHLDHCSDLAAIKFAMDAGFSSVMYDGSHLPFEENIANTREVIGMARPRNITVEAELGAIGGSEDGKCLAMSDMAFTTVEEAKRFVEETHPDMLAVSVGTVHGLYTGKAEIQHQRLAEIYAATQTPLVLHGGTGVSDEDMRQAVQGGIEKVNVGTEMNVQWVGECQNTFSKGKVNDSVRNFLVPANDAVRNVLMEKIALFR
- a CDS encoding PTS sugar transporter subunit IIC translates to MNSFINFLVKDLLGQASILIALIAMVGLLLQKKSAGKVVEGTFKTLLGFLIMMAGINIIVGTLTFLNDIFTHGFGMRGYITDVAAIAGLASRELGSEVALTLLVIFLVNILLARITPFKYIFLTGQALLWMATIGTVIGYKAGLTGLPLILTGGVFGGIMAVIMPALAQPIVRRITDSDDVALGHFCTIGYLVQAAVAKVVGKGSKSTEDLKLPDNFKFLQDTYLSMAVVMVPMYLIPALAAGPAYIAQFSNGMNYLMYAFMQGIQFVAGVFVLYSGVRLLLNELVPAFRGIAMRIVPDAKPALDCPVLFPYAPNAVIVGFLATTLGSVIGMLVFPMFGMAMILPGLLTNFFAGGTAGVFGNALGGRRGAMIGGVVHGLFITLLPSILVPMLEGYGFTGVTFSDSDVISTGLLLGHAFQNNWLFVALFVAFITLIAWFVNGKSTRPHEEKVHETL
- a CDS encoding PTS sugar transporter subunit IIB; translation: MLKILCVCGCGLGSSFAIEMSAKSVLKKLEIDAEIDHTTISEANAFKSDIILTQKTFADILNADASDEEKKRVIILNRLTDKQEIEEKILAFLKDRDTKVA
- a CDS encoding 6-phosphofructokinase, translating into MKLGMVISGGDVSGINNFVYQIARLTQANIILFDGGIQGLLDNRQREISLRDLLDYSISAIPVMASGRTTRKLHGREYEAITKQLKALHIDALIMAGGDGSLQFLNTLSEYGIVCFGVGMTIDNDVFGSDYTLGFSTACEQVIKEVSKLRNTGRALPGRVFMMELLGGYCGELTLQAAIKSNADIALIPECEIPLETLAERIRHKLTQQNSVIVLCSEGYTREYTPGFQGAIDTMIARLEPRIGVRIRKTIIGYGLRNGDPTCEEIYQGTIIASEVVRCIASGLRNKAVIINSSNKPIPIDLISMQKRLVDTEGHHYKLAKQLSIL
- a CDS encoding NAD(P)-dependent oxidoreductase, which translates into the protein MPTCTRLSAAFSTQKKDKQMNQPTVAVLGLGAMGHAFAANLLKKGFTVHGWNRTRSKGEDLCAAGLQLADRSADAVAQADVVILMLADPASTESVVNQTLPAMKQGATLCQMGTIGTAMTDSLIAQTAAQRSDLLFIDAPVSGTKAPAENAQILILASGERERAAAAESVFAAIGKGTRWLGSAGASSRMKLVINSWLIGMMQSLAESTLLAEEFGFSPDDLWQVLEGGPLAAPYAKVKLDMITGGDYTPQMHLNWALKDARLALDAASDRQLPALENVTRVWQQAVEAGYGEQDLASVFAWLKNQ
- the pqqU gene encoding TonB-dependent receptor PqqU; protein product: MKITQFYPLPAALLLLAPGVQAENAPATLVVSAAPAPSGLSELETPAAVSVIGGDDMRRAAPQINLSESLGAVPGLQLLNRQNYAQDLQLSVRGFGSRSTYGVRGVRMYVDGIPATMPDGQGQTSNIDINSIDHVEVLRGPFSALYGNASGGVVNVETETGSQPTRVQASSYYGSYGTWRYGLKATGAVGDGTQPGDVNYAVSTTRFTTHGYRDHSSAQKNLANAKLGVRIDDLSTLTLIFNSVDIDANDPGGLTGDQWRSNPRQVASNVTLYNARKTVKQTQAGLRYQRAMNENNDLSVMVYAGERETVQYQSIPRAVQLASAQHPGGVIDLTRHYQGIDTRWTHRNQLAGIPLTLTGGLDYETMTEQRKGYQNFTSASDLGNKGALRRDERNLMWNVDPYLQTAWQLSDKLSLDAGVRFSTVNFDSNDRYITALNGDDSGNARYHKWLPAAALKYAATDAWNLYASAGRGFETPTINELSYRAGGINGLNVALQPATSDSVEIGSKTRIGNGLFSAALFQTETKNEIVVDQSSGGRSSYKNAGETRRRGIELALDQQFAYDWRLRMAWTLLDATYQSNACGDESCRGNRIPGIARNMLYAAFGYQPDSGWYAGTDLRYMSNIAADDDNSAKAPAYTLVGLNSGYKWVQENWTLDLFGRVDNLFDRDYVGSVIVNESNGRYFEPAPGRNYGVGLSVSYAFQ
- a CDS encoding glycosyltransferase family 2 protein → MPAVTVLLPVFNGAEFIQESVDSILAQTLPDMELLVIDDGSHDDTRDILARIDHPRFRTLLLAENGGAANALNQGWQQSDSDFVALMDADDIALPQRLEKQLQLMKSRPRVAACGAQMRMFGSHYNRVILPQQDGAIKANLLAAVSNIANPTALIRRRTLDKLGVRWDPAMQGIFDWAFWCELMLHKAELANHPDELLRYRIHPQQQSRDQRPLRPLFMQTRLKLMAQLFPRLSEEQHRTAEPLLQWVNPPGMSIAALQTGLTVLEQLLGQPASALGESRAARDALILRCITRWQEALERAG
- a CDS encoding SDR family oxidoreductase, translating into MTSRALIVGVSGINGTALAETLTAQNWQVWGLSRGRTAVPEGCQAIQVDLTDAAAVKEALKDITVDSVFFSVWARQENEKENIRVNAAMVRNVLEALGDRLTGGHAALITGLKHYLGPFDAYGKGDVPMTPFREEQGRQPVDNFYYAQEDELFAAAEKYHFSWSVHRPHTIIGFALGNAMNMGQTLAVYATLCKVNNQPFVFPGSQAQWEGVTDMTDSHLLADQLLWAATSENAKNQDFNVVNGDVFRWKWMWGEIARYFDIEPVGFDGEPQPLEARMQQADAQWREIAARYDLKEADVTRLASWWHTDADLGRPMEVFTDISKSRKAGFTGYRSTRDCFFELFDRLKANHIIP
- a CDS encoding helix-turn-helix domain-containing protein gives rise to the protein MHKLAQYMAAQLRMLRQQRRWSLAEAAERTGVSKAMLGQIERTESSPTVATLWKIATGFNVPFTTFIEPDSLATEPAQPVVHDVNQPISVTQLFPYDSEFNMDMLLIQMAPGSRSDSDPHRPGVVEHIWVVRGVLALKIETRWLRLTQGDTLRFAADVPHSYANAGNTMVQFHDVVLYPDAKS